A genome region from Micromonospora inyonensis includes the following:
- a CDS encoding NF041680 family putative transposase: protein MSVLDDAARVEALAVLSTFRTEFYRCLTARADALFEVTDALLCTDGPVRSLVDLVLAPEHRRGHGGMYDGLNCGRVDVARLRRSLAGLPVPRAADGRIVLAVDVSPWLRSDAQTSPDRLFCHVYGRAKSQSQLIPGWPYSFIAALEAGRTSWTAILDAVRLGPADDAAAVTADQLRAVVQRLIAAGHHAPGDRRILIVCDAGYDIPRLAFLLADLPVDLLGRLRSDRVMALPPPPRRPGTTGRPPKHGPELALADPDTWPAPQTVTTTQTARYGTATATAWDRVHPRLTRRTCWLDHQGDLPIIEGTLIRLQVDHLPGDRHPKPVWLWTSITAATAADVDRSWQSYLRRFDLEHTFRLLKQTLGWTRPKIRTPDAADRWTWLVIACHTQLRLARGLAQDLRRPWERPTDPDRLTPARVRRGFRHIHPKTTHPASAPKPSKAGPGRPRGSKNRQPAPSYDVGKTVKRALTIAERRDQKG from the coding sequence ATGAGTGTGCTGGATGACGCCGCCCGCGTCGAGGCTTTAGCGGTGCTGTCCACGTTCCGGACCGAGTTCTACCGCTGTCTGACCGCGCGGGCTGACGCCCTGTTCGAGGTGACTGACGCGCTGCTGTGCACGGACGGGCCGGTCAGGTCGCTGGTCGATCTGGTGCTGGCGCCCGAGCACCGCCGTGGCCACGGCGGCATGTACGACGGGTTGAACTGCGGACGCGTCGACGTCGCTCGGCTGCGGCGCAGCTTGGCGGGCCTGCCGGTGCCGCGGGCCGCCGACGGGCGGATCGTTCTCGCGGTCGACGTCAGCCCGTGGCTGCGCTCCGACGCCCAGACCAGCCCGGACCGACTGTTCTGCCACGTCTACGGCCGTGCAAAGAGTCAGTCGCAGCTGATCCCGGGCTGGCCGTACTCATTCATCGCGGCCCTCGAAGCCGGACGGACCTCGTGGACGGCGATCCTCGACGCGGTGCGACTCGGACCGGCCGACGACGCGGCCGCTGTCACCGCCGACCAGCTACGCGCCGTCGTGCAACGCCTCATCGCGGCCGGCCACCACGCACCGGGCGATCGGCGGATCCTGATCGTGTGCGACGCCGGCTACGACATCCCCCGCCTGGCGTTCCTCCTCGCCGACCTGCCCGTGGACCTGCTCGGACGGCTGCGCTCGGACCGGGTGATGGCACTGCCACCACCCCCACGCCGACCAGGCACGACGGGCCGTCCACCCAAACACGGCCCCGAACTGGCCCTCGCCGACCCCGACACCTGGCCGGCGCCGCAGACCGTCACCACCACGCAGACCGCCCGCTACGGCACCGCCACCGCGACCGCCTGGGACCGGGTCCACCCCCGGCTGACCCGCCGCACCTGCTGGCTCGACCACCAAGGCGACCTGCCGATCATCGAAGGCACCCTGATCCGGCTGCAGGTCGACCACCTGCCCGGCGACCGCCACCCGAAACCAGTCTGGCTGTGGACCTCCATCACCGCGGCCACCGCCGCGGACGTGGACCGCAGCTGGCAGTCCTACCTGCGCAGATTCGACCTCGAACACACCTTCCGGCTCCTCAAACAAACGCTGGGCTGGACCCGACCCAAGATCCGCACACCCGACGCGGCCGACCGGTGGACCTGGCTGGTCATCGCCTGCCACACCCAGCTACGCCTCGCCCGCGGCCTCGCCCAGGACCTCCGCCGACCCTGGGAACGACCCACCGACCCGGACCGGCTCACCCCGGCCCGGGTCCGCCGCGGATTCCGCCACATCCACCCGAAGACCACCCACCCCGCCAGCGCACCAAAACCCAGCAAGGCCGGACCCGGACGCCCCCGAGGATCGAAGAACCGACAGCCCGCACCCAGCTACGACGTCGGGAAGACCGTGAAACGCGCCCTCACCATCGCCGAACGACGAGATCAGAAGGGTTAA